Proteins encoded within one genomic window of Candidatus Pseudothioglobus singularis PS1:
- a CDS encoding O-acetylhomoserine aminocarboxypropyltransferase/cysteine synthase family protein produces the protein MGKSSFFGPETISLHTGYQPDPSFGSRAVPVYQTTSYVFETVDDAAALFNIEKGGHIYSRMTNPTVAVLEQRIAALEGGVGAICTASGMSALFVTFVSLCSAGDHIVSASQIYGSTATLLKHTLKRFNIDCTFVSINDEKALKSAIQENTKLIFCESIGNPGLEVSDLPKISKIAHQNSLPLIVDATFSTPILCKPFDHGVDVVVHSVTKWMGGHGVAVGGVIVDGGAFDWGSSKKHPVLTTPYEPFHGINFWEEFGPSALSMKIRAESMRDFGPAMSPHSAFLLLQGIETLSLRMNQHVKNALKLAKWLLEQSAVMWVNHPDLPENPTYEIAKALFPNGAGSMLCFGVKGGREGGAAFINALKLSSNLANVGDSRTLVLHPASTTHSRLDDEAMKASGTSPDLIRVSVGIESVSDIINDFKIGLKAVEKTTS, from the coding sequence ATGGGTAAGTCTTCCTTTTTTGGGCCTGAAACTATTTCGCTTCACACTGGGTATCAACCAGACCCTTCGTTTGGTAGTCGCGCCGTCCCGGTTTACCAAACAACATCTTATGTCTTCGAAACTGTAGATGATGCCGCTGCACTCTTTAACATAGAAAAAGGTGGTCACATATATAGCCGTATGACTAATCCAACAGTGGCTGTTTTAGAACAGAGAATTGCTGCACTTGAAGGGGGCGTTGGAGCAATCTGTACGGCTTCTGGAATGAGCGCCCTGTTTGTAACATTTGTAAGCTTATGTTCAGCTGGTGATCATATTGTAAGCGCCTCACAAATTTATGGGTCAACAGCGACCCTTCTTAAACACACACTTAAACGGTTTAACATTGATTGCACTTTTGTTTCTATTAATGATGAAAAAGCTCTTAAATCTGCCATTCAAGAAAATACAAAACTTATTTTTTGTGAATCGATTGGCAACCCTGGGCTTGAGGTTTCAGATCTTCCAAAAATTTCAAAAATAGCTCATCAAAATAGCTTGCCGCTCATAGTTGATGCAACTTTTTCAACGCCTATCCTTTGTAAACCTTTTGATCATGGCGTTGATGTTGTAGTTCACTCTGTGACTAAGTGGATGGGGGGTCATGGTGTTGCCGTTGGAGGAGTCATTGTTGATGGCGGAGCTTTTGACTGGGGCTCCTCTAAGAAACACCCTGTCCTCACTACTCCATACGAGCCATTTCATGGAATAAACTTCTGGGAGGAGTTTGGACCGTCAGCTCTTTCAATGAAAATTAGAGCTGAGTCTATGCGTGACTTTGGCCCTGCAATGAGTCCTCATAGTGCGTTCTTACTTCTCCAAGGAATTGAAACCCTTAGTCTGCGAATGAATCAACATGTAAAAAATGCGCTAAAACTTGCAAAATGGCTTCTTGAGCAATCCGCAGTTATGTGGGTTAATCATCCTGACTTGCCCGAAAATCCTACCTATGAAATTGCAAAAGCACTTTTCCCTAATGGTGCTGGATCAATGCTATGCTTCGGTGTTAAAGGAGGAAGAGAGGGTGGAGCAGCATTCATTAATGCTCTTAAATTATCTTCAAATTTAGCAAATGTTGGTGATTCTAGAACTTTGGTTTTGCATCCAGCTAGCACAACTCACTCTCGCCTTGATGATGAAGCGATGAAGGCTTCAGGCACTAGTCCTGACTTAATTCGAGTTTCAGTTGGAATAGAGTCTGTTTCAGATATTATTAATGATTTTAAAATCGGCCTTAAGGCAGTAGAAAAGACAACTTCATAA
- the pth gene encoding aminoacyl-tRNA hydrolase, whose product MIKLIVGLGNPGKNYQEHRHNAGFWFVESLASIKDSKFTSQSKFLGETTSVAFGSTKVFLLKPQTFMNNSGGSIKSFLSYYDISPEETLVVHDELDLPIGAVKIKLAGGHGGHNGLRDTIKALNSKDFYRLRIGIAHPGSKDDVVDYVLNAPGKSELSSIEQGMSNAMSIINLLVNGNFEDAMKALHT is encoded by the coding sequence ATGATTAAACTAATTGTTGGACTGGGAAACCCCGGAAAAAATTATCAGGAACATCGTCACAACGCTGGCTTTTGGTTTGTTGAGTCTCTAGCTTCTATTAAAGACTCTAAATTTACAAGTCAGTCGAAGTTTTTAGGAGAAACTACGAGCGTTGCCTTTGGCTCAACCAAGGTTTTTCTTCTTAAGCCCCAAACCTTTATGAACAACTCTGGCGGATCTATTAAAAGCTTCCTAAGCTATTATGATATTTCACCAGAAGAGACTTTGGTTGTGCATGATGAGCTTGACTTGCCTATTGGTGCTGTCAAAATAAAGCTTGCTGGTGGTCATGGCGGTCATAATGGACTGAGAGATACCATAAAAGCGCTTAACTCAAAGGACTTTTACCGCCTTAGAATTGGAATCGCTCATCCAGGCTCTAAAGATGATGTAGTAGATTATGTTCTTAATGCTCCCGGTAAATCTGAATTAAGCAGCATAGAACAGGGGATGTCAAATGCAATGAGCATTATTAATCTCTTAGTGAATGGAAATTTTGAAGACGCTATGAAAGCTCTTCACACATAG
- a CDS encoding 50S ribosomal protein L25/general stress protein Ctc: MSITVNAIERKDQGKGASRRLRKEEKVPSIIYGGKAAPKMISLSIHEITHLLEDENTFTSVLDLVVGKETDSVVLKDIQRHPAKNVVTHIDFLRVDAKQTLVTTTPLHFIGVEENEALRLGNMLNQFVVSVEISCLPKDLPHGIDVDVTKLEIGDHLSLTDLVLPEGVVITSLQHEDIEAHDQTVCSVSEPKIIEEEEEEVIEGEEGSEDGDADQADESEGSNNDGDDTE; this comes from the coding sequence AAGACCAGGGGAAAGGTGCGAGCCGCCGCCTGAGAAAAGAAGAGAAAGTTCCTAGCATTATTTATGGTGGTAAAGCTGCCCCAAAAATGATTTCGCTTAGCATTCACGAAATCACTCACTTACTAGAGGATGAAAATACATTTACATCTGTATTAGACTTGGTTGTGGGAAAAGAGACAGATTCTGTCGTTCTAAAAGACATACAGCGCCATCCCGCAAAAAATGTTGTTACTCACATTGACTTTTTACGAGTAGATGCCAAACAAACTCTGGTTACAACTACACCACTTCACTTTATTGGTGTGGAAGAGAATGAGGCGTTAAGACTAGGCAATATGCTTAATCAGTTTGTTGTTTCTGTTGAAATCTCTTGTCTACCAAAGGATCTTCCTCATGGTATTGACGTAGATGTAACTAAGCTTGAAATTGGTGATCATCTCTCATTAACGGATCTAGTATTGCCTGAAGGTGTTGTTATTACCTCACTTCAACATGAGGATATTGAAGCACATGACCAAACAGTATGCTCTGTCTCAGAACCTAAGATTATTGAAGAGGAAGAGGAAGAAGTTATTGAGGGTGAAGAAGGCTCTGAAGATGGTGACGCAGACCAAGCTGATGAATCTGAAGGCTCAAATAATGATGGTGACGATACAGAATAA
- the rpe gene encoding ribulose-phosphate 3-epimerase — protein sequence MKQDNFIAPSILSADFAKLGEEVDNVLVAGADIVHFDVMDNHYVPNLTIGPLVCEALRSHGVTAPIDVHLMVKPVDRIIPDFASAGASYITFHPEASDHVDRTIGLIKESGCKAGLVFNPATPLHYLEHTIEQLDMVLLMSVNPGFGGQSFIPHTLEKLKAVRKLIDSHGLATRLEIDGGVKIDNIKEIASAGADTFVAGSAIFNTENYKATIDEMRSELALAK from the coding sequence ATGAAACAAGACAATTTTATTGCGCCTTCAATTCTCTCTGCAGATTTTGCCAAACTTGGCGAAGAGGTTGATAACGTTTTAGTTGCGGGTGCTGATATAGTGCATTTTGATGTGATGGACAATCATTATGTACCCAATCTAACAATTGGCCCTTTAGTTTGTGAAGCGTTAAGAAGCCATGGTGTAACTGCACCAATTGACGTCCATCTCATGGTCAAACCTGTGGACAGAATCATCCCTGACTTTGCTAGTGCTGGCGCCTCGTATATCACCTTTCATCCTGAAGCTTCAGATCATGTTGACCGTACGATTGGCCTGATTAAAGAAAGCGGCTGTAAAGCTGGACTAGTTTTTAATCCAGCCACACCTCTTCACTATCTAGAGCATACAATTGAACAACTCGATATGGTGCTGCTAATGTCCGTTAATCCAGGCTTTGGAGGACAATCTTTTATCCCTCATACTCTAGAAAAATTAAAAGCTGTCAGAAAACTAATTGACTCTCATGGCCTGGCAACAAGGCTTGAGATTGATGGCGGAGTTAAGATTGACAACATTAAAGAAATAGCCTCTGCCGGTGCTGATACATTTGTTGCAGGGTCTGCTATTTTTAATACTGAAAACTACAAAGCGACAATTGATGAAATGCGCTCAGAGCTGGCTTTAGCAAAGTAG
- the gpmI gene encoding 2,3-bisphosphoglycerate-independent phosphoglycerate mutase — MKNTKLLLILDGWGYSSNSANNAIALAKTPNWDLFIKNYPNTLIGTSGESVGLPIGQMGNSEVGHLTIGSGRIIEQDFTRIDNDIDSGEFFNNKTLCKALELASQNNKAVHILGLLSDGGVHSHQNHIFAALELAKQKNCNQVYFHVFTDGRDTPPNSASKYIEQLESKISETNVGRIVSVVGRFYAMDRDNRWERVAQAYDLISGEKAERSSESAIEAIQQAYKLGENDEFIAPTSIGEAVKINQDDLVIFMNYRADRAREITLALTSRAFDEFSRKHFVKCNFICLTEYKKDLNLECAYPPISVKNTLGDCVSSSGFNQLRIAETEKYAHVTFFFNGGEEEILPGEDRRLIQSPNVKTYDLQPEMSVYELTDNLISALEENKYKLIVCNFANTDMVGHTGNLDAAIKAVEAVDNCLGKIYKVASENATEILITADHGNAEQMVDSNTQKSHTAHTTNPVPLIYIGKKKASLLGPHLGTLADLAPTLLALMDIKQPAEMSGQNLLIE, encoded by the coding sequence ATGAAAAATACAAAATTACTTCTAATTCTTGACGGATGGGGCTATTCAAGTAATTCTGCAAATAATGCTATTGCTCTAGCAAAAACGCCAAACTGGGATCTCTTTATAAAAAACTATCCTAATACACTTATTGGAACTTCCGGAGAAAGCGTTGGTCTGCCTATAGGTCAAATGGGAAACTCTGAAGTAGGTCACCTAACAATTGGATCTGGAAGAATTATTGAACAAGACTTTACTAGAATTGACAATGACATCGACTCTGGTGAATTTTTTAACAATAAAACTCTTTGTAAAGCTCTAGAGCTGGCGTCTCAAAACAATAAAGCTGTCCACATTCTTGGCTTATTATCGGATGGCGGCGTTCACTCTCATCAAAATCATATTTTTGCAGCACTTGAGCTTGCCAAACAAAAAAACTGTAACCAAGTTTATTTTCATGTCTTTACCGATGGTCGTGATACCCCGCCAAACAGCGCCTCAAAATATATCGAACAACTAGAATCTAAAATTTCAGAAACAAATGTTGGAAGAATCGTCTCAGTAGTTGGCCGCTTTTATGCAATGGATAGAGATAACAGATGGGAGAGGGTTGCTCAGGCTTATGATTTAATTTCTGGAGAGAAGGCTGAGCGCTCTTCAGAGAGCGCAATAGAGGCCATTCAACAGGCATATAAATTAGGTGAAAATGATGAGTTTATAGCTCCAACATCAATTGGTGAGGCCGTTAAAATCAATCAAGATGACCTTGTAATCTTTATGAATTACCGAGCAGACAGAGCAAGAGAAATAACGCTTGCTCTTACCTCTAGAGCATTTGATGAGTTTAGCCGAAAACATTTTGTGAAGTGCAATTTTATTTGTCTAACAGAATATAAAAAAGACCTTAATCTAGAGTGTGCTTATCCGCCAATTTCAGTTAAAAATACCCTTGGTGACTGTGTCTCTAGCTCTGGATTCAATCAACTAAGGATTGCTGAAACAGAAAAATATGCTCATGTTACTTTTTTCTTTAATGGTGGCGAGGAAGAAATCCTGCCTGGAGAAGATAGAAGGCTCATTCAATCGCCCAATGTCAAAACATATGACCTTCAGCCAGAAATGAGCGTATATGAGCTTACCGATAATCTTATTTCTGCGCTAGAAGAAAACAAATATAAGCTAATTGTATGTAACTTTGCCAATACTGATATGGTTGGCCATACTGGTAATCTAGATGCTGCTATTAAAGCTGTAGAAGCGGTTGACAATTGTCTCGGCAAAATATACAAAGTGGCCTCAGAGAATGCTACTGAGATTTTGATCACTGCTGACCATGGAAATGCAGAGCAGATGGTTGACTCTAATACTCAGAAGAGCCATACTGCTCACACCACAAATCCAGTGCCATTAATTTATATTGGAAAAAAGAAAGCCTCACTACTGGGGCCACATCTTGGTACACTTGCAGACTTGGCACCAACACTTTTAGCCCTCATGGACATTAAACAACCCGCTGAGATGTCTGGCCAAAACCTTTTAATTGAGTAA
- the ychF gene encoding redox-regulated ATPase YchF — protein sequence MGFKCGIVGLPNVGKSTLFNALTKAGIDSENYPFCTIEPNIGIVPVNDSRLQSLANIVSPEKILPTTMEFVDIAGLVEGASKGEGLGNQFLSNIRETDAILHVVRCFENDDIIHVSGKVNPLDDIETINTELALADLFSVEKAYQKAIKNTKAGQKEGLPLKNLLEKILPILEEGLAVRSLDLNEDEDKLAKGLQLLTFKPVLYVANVNEDGFENNAHLTALTNYASKERSQVVSVCADIEAEIAELEEEDKQGFLDEMGQTESGLDRLIKAGYKLLGLHTYFTAGPKEVRAWTINIGDSAPAAAGKIHGDFEKGFIRAETISYNDFIENQGEKGAKDAGKLRSEGKEYVVKDGDVVHFLFNV from the coding sequence ATGGGTTTTAAATGTGGCATTGTTGGATTGCCAAATGTTGGAAAGTCGACGCTATTTAATGCCCTGACTAAAGCTGGAATAGACTCAGAAAACTATCCTTTTTGTACAATTGAGCCCAATATTGGAATCGTTCCAGTAAATGACTCCCGATTACAAAGCCTTGCAAACATTGTAAGCCCTGAAAAAATCCTGCCAACAACTATGGAATTTGTTGACATAGCTGGACTTGTTGAAGGCGCATCAAAAGGAGAGGGCTTGGGGAACCAATTTCTCTCAAATATTCGTGAGACAGATGCCATTCTTCATGTTGTAAGGTGTTTTGAAAATGACGATATTATCCATGTTTCAGGAAAAGTCAACCCACTTGATGACATAGAAACGATTAATACAGAACTTGCTTTAGCAGACCTTTTTAGCGTTGAAAAAGCTTACCAAAAGGCTATAAAAAATACCAAAGCTGGTCAAAAAGAAGGCTTACCTTTAAAAAACCTGCTTGAAAAAATTCTGCCAATACTTGAAGAGGGTTTAGCTGTTAGATCACTAGATCTCAATGAAGATGAAGACAAGCTTGCAAAAGGACTTCAGCTTCTCACGTTCAAACCTGTCCTGTATGTTGCTAATGTCAATGAGGATGGATTTGAAAATAATGCACATCTAACAGCTTTGACTAATTATGCGTCCAAAGAGAGAAGCCAAGTTGTATCGGTGTGTGCAGATATTGAGGCTGAAATTGCAGAACTTGAAGAGGAAGACAAACAAGGTTTTTTAGACGAAATGGGACAGACTGAGTCTGGACTCGATCGCTTAATCAAAGCGGGCTATAAGCTCCTTGGACTGCACACATATTTTACAGCTGGGCCCAAAGAAGTTAGGGCCTGGACAATTAATATTGGAGATTCTGCGCCAGCGGCCGCAGGTAAAATACATGGAGACTTTGAAAAGGGCTTTATTCGCGCTGAAACAATCTCTTACAATGACTTTATAGAAAATCAGGGCGAAAAAGGAGCTAAAGACGCTGGCAAGTTACGCTCTGAAGGAAAAGAATATGTTGTTAAAGATGGAGATGTTGTTCACTTCTTATTTAATGTTTAA
- a CDS encoding alpha/beta fold hydrolase, producing the protein MNIVVEGVNIFAATGGCAFDPKKPTVVFVHGSGLDHRSWALQSRWFAFHGYSVFAPDFPGHSLSEGEPLKSIESMGKWLVKAINHSGAESVHLVGHSQGFLVALEAATLLGEKIKSLTAVASASAIPVNESLVETAKKNTEEAAEMLLKWGFGSLSHSGSSAIPGMQPIGIGRQIMSKNPLAEDLLACNNYKNGANCAKAIKVPSNVILATEDKNTPYKFGLELAELLGAKTTTISGAGHMLPIESPKSTLDAIKTFILKTSS; encoded by the coding sequence ATGAACATTGTTGTTGAGGGAGTAAATATATTTGCAGCAACTGGAGGATGTGCTTTTGACCCAAAAAAACCGACAGTGGTTTTTGTTCATGGAAGTGGGCTAGATCATAGATCATGGGCTCTTCAGTCAAGATGGTTTGCCTTTCATGGTTACTCAGTATTTGCGCCTGACTTTCCAGGTCACAGCCTGTCAGAAGGAGAGCCCCTAAAGTCAATAGAGAGCATGGGTAAATGGCTTGTGAAAGCTATCAATCATTCTGGTGCAGAATCTGTACATCTTGTAGGTCACTCTCAGGGCTTTCTTGTTGCTTTAGAAGCTGCAACGTTACTGGGAGAAAAGATAAAATCCCTAACAGCAGTTGCTAGCGCCTCGGCAATTCCTGTTAACGAGTCTCTAGTCGAAACTGCCAAAAAAAATACGGAAGAAGCTGCTGAGATGCTTTTGAAATGGGGCTTTGGATCTCTATCTCATTCAGGCAGTAGTGCCATTCCTGGAATGCAGCCGATAGGTATTGGACGACAAATCATGTCAAAGAATCCATTAGCTGAAGACCTCTTGGCTTGCAATAACTACAAAAATGGAGCTAACTGTGCAAAAGCAATTAAAGTGCCCTCAAATGTAATTCTGGCAACTGAAGATAAAAATACTCCTTACAAATTTGGACTAGAGTTAGCAGAGCTGCTGGGTGCAAAGACAACAACCATTTCTGGTGCTGGACATATGCTCCCTATAGAGTCGCCAAAGAGTACTTTAGATGCTATTAAAACATTCATTTTAAAAACAAGCTCATGA